In Oreochromis aureus strain Israel breed Guangdong linkage group 15, ZZ_aureus, whole genome shotgun sequence, a single genomic region encodes these proteins:
- the il17a/f3 gene encoding interleukin 17a/f3 — protein MLLVLRALLVLSLAPLLHGARKSQSVSAKLGPRAGLKGNSVRLVIDPSVLPHFTAKSPSSIANMSLSPWTYIDSSVDSRLPRHISNAQCLTTGCLSPQGGGEDRALEAKPIKYEVLVLHRVLKPSKKKGRQARKQYIFTLGTEVITAGCTCVRPTVIPQG, from the exons ATGCTGCTG GTGTTGAGAGCTTTGCTGGTCCTGAGTTTGGCTCCCCTGCTGCACGGCGCCAGGAAAAGCCAGTCGGTCTCAGCAAAGCTGGGGCCCAGAGCTGGGCTGAAGGGCAACAGTGTGAGGTTGGTTATAGATCCTTCAGTGCTGCCGCACTTCACCGCAAAATCTCCCTCAAGCATCGCCAACATGTCTCTGTCACCGTGGACGTACAT TGACTCGTCAGTGGACTCTCGTTTGCCCAGGCATATCTCAAACGCCCAGTGCCTCACCACTGGCTGTCTGAGTCCACAGGGAGGAGGGGAGGACAGAGCCCTGGAGGCTAAACCCATCAAGTATGAAGTTCTGGTCCTCCACAG GGTCCTCAAACCGTCTAAGAAAAAAGGGAGGCAGGCGAGGAAGCAGTACATCTTCACACTGGGGACAGAGGTGATCACAGCCGGCTGTACCTGTGTGAGGCCCACTGTCATACCTCAGGGGTAG
- the stmn4 gene encoding stathmin-4 yields the protein MTLAAYKEKVKELPLVSLFCSCLNPRTAENLTYKAEDAVDLAWCVIKDVEVIELNKRASGQAFEVILKPPSFDGLPELNASMPQRRDPSLEEIQKKLEAAEERRKCQEAELLKHLAEKREHEREVIQKAFEENNNFIKNAKEKLEQKMEANKENREALLAAMLERLQEKDKHAEEVRKNKEMKEEACR from the exons ATGACTCTGGCAG CCTATAAAGAGAAGGTCAAAGAGCTCCCCCTGGTGTCTCTGTTCTGCTCATGCCTGAACCCACGCACTGCAGAAAACCTGACCTACAAGGCAGAAG ATGCAGTGGACCTGGCCTGGTGCGTCATCAAAGATGTAGAAGTTATCGAGCTGAACAAACGTGCATCGGGCCAGGCCTTCGAGGTCATCCTCAAGCCCCCGTCTTTTGACGGCTTGCCAGAACTCAATGCCTCCATGCCGCAGCGCCGCGACCCATCCCTGGAGGAGATCCAGAAGAAGTTGGAGGCGGCTGAAGAGAGGCGAAAG TGCCAGGAGGCGGAGCTGCTGAAGCACCTGGCGGAGAAGAGAGAGCACGAGCGCGAGGTGATCCAGAAAGCTTTTGAGGAGAACAACAACTTCATCAAGAACGCcaaggagaagctggagcagaaGATGGAGGCCAACAAGGAGAACAGGGAGGCTCTGCTGGCAGCCATGCTGGAAAGGCTGCAGGAGAAG GACAAACATGCAGAGGAAGTGAGGAAGAACAAGGAGATGAAGGAGGAGGCCTGCCGGTAG